From one Culex quinquefasciatus strain JHB chromosome 3, VPISU_Cqui_1.0_pri_paternal, whole genome shotgun sequence genomic stretch:
- the LOC6041975 gene encoding LOW QUALITY PROTEIN: ganglioside-induced differentiation-associated protein 1 (The sequence of the model RefSeq protein was modified relative to this genomic sequence to represent the inferred CDS: inserted 1 base in 1 codon), giving the protein MEETKIKRPEIVGDDSLVLYCNQYSYYCQKVLWALAEKDIKFTKYEVDVANDEHFSEWFLELNPRGELPVLQKGLMIVPGSGRILDXLEEKFPASKSLRLPLTADKKLASLKTTLDKLPIGVLTVGSFLHPNSVVSPKSPFVQPVRYTILERDESVSSRLRSYAESFPAFSNVLLKKAEFHERKREVLASSQYYASLLAGIDDFLAEVETLLAKVSTTEWIAGDSCTLVDIGLGCLLYRLYVLGLEDRFWTGGKKPALEKYFRRILPSDNFQSTLPTKTTLLKTIWLNTPSTYKAGIAAFSFSSMIIGSTLLKR; this is encoded by the exons ATGGAGGAGACCAAGATTAAGCGGCCGGAAATTGTCGGCGATGATTCGCTGGTGCTGTACTGCAACCAGTACAGCTATTACTGCCAAAAG GTGCTGTGGGCACTCGCCGAAAAGGACATCAAGTTCACCAAGTACGAGGTTGACGTCGCAAATGACGAGCACTTTTCGGAATGGTTCCTCGAGCTGAACCCGCGGGGGGAGCTGCCGGTGCTGCAAAAGGGCCTCATGATCGTGCCGGGTTCGGGCCGGATTCTGG TTTTGGAGGAAAAATTCCCGGCGA GTAAATCATTGCGGTTGCCGCTCACTGCTGACAAGAAGCTGGCCAGTTTGAAGACAACGCTGGACAAGTTGCCGATTGGAGTGCTGACGGTGGGTTCGTTTCTTCATCCCAACTCGGTGGTTTCGCCCAAGTCACCGTTTGTGCAGCCGGTTCGCTACACAATCCTGGAGCGTGACGAGTCCGTTAGTAGTCGATTGAGAAGCTACGCCGAATCATTTCCAGCGTTCAGCAACGTGCTACTCAAGAAGGCCGAATTTCACGAACGAAAGCGCGAAGTTCTCGCGAGCAGCCAGTACTATGCCAGTTTGTTGGCTGGAATCGATGACTTCCTGGCGGAGGTTGAAACACTGCTGGCCAAAGTGAGCACAACCGAGTGGATCGCGGGAGATTCGTGCACGCTGGTCGACATTGGGCTGGGTTGTCTGCTGTACCGCTTGTACGTGCTAGGGCTGGAGGATCGATTCTGGACGGGGGGCAAGAAGCCAGCGCTGGAGAAGTACTTTCGCAGAATTTTGCCCTCGGACAACTTCCAGAGCACGCTGCCGACCAAGACGACCCTGTTGAAAACGATCTGGCTGAACACACCCTCGACGTACAAAGCAGGAATCGCGGCGTTTTCTTTCTCATCTATGATCATTGGATCGACGCTGCTCAAGAGATAA